In one window of Desulfarculaceae bacterium DNA:
- a CDS encoding sigma-54 dependent transcriptional regulator has product MKSLLVATPETTVKASLRKALKHGERLEDAASAQACLDLLGRRRFDLALVDIGFITSLLPEGEEPDYAAALERFRRSGGPPLIVLTPPERIRQTVSVVKAGADNYLTYPVDPHEVELVMAGLADRKRIEQELEYLRESFWRGEAQGLVRTRSPLMREVYEKLEMVAPTRATVLITGETGTGKSMLARLIHMHSSRSGGPFVAVHCGSMPDTLVESELFGHEKGSFTGAERRKLGKFQIADKGTIFLDEVGTISPSAQIKLLQVLQEGSFCRVGGESDISVDVRVVAASNVDLAKKISEGGFRDDLYYRLNVFAIELPPLRARREDLPLLVSTPLERLNRNYGKNISGLDEQVMQALAAYAWPGNIRELENLLERAYILERGRRLSPASFPADLMALEHPGEDSEPGEGQSLAEARRRAVEEVESRYLRGLLAAKNGRMDQAAAQAGITTRQLRNLLTKYSLSARDFK; this is encoded by the coding sequence ATGAAATCATTGCTGGTGGCCACACCGGAGACCACGGTCAAGGCCAGCCTGCGCAAGGCCCTCAAGCACGGGGAACGGCTGGAAGACGCCGCCTCGGCCCAGGCCTGTCTGGACCTGCTGGGCCGCCGCCGTTTCGACCTAGCCCTGGTGGATATCGGCTTCATCACCTCCCTGCTTCCCGAGGGTGAGGAGCCCGACTACGCCGCGGCCCTGGAACGCTTCCGCCGCTCCGGGGGGCCTCCCCTCATCGTGCTCACCCCGCCGGAACGCATCCGCCAGACCGTGTCCGTGGTCAAGGCCGGGGCGGACAACTACCTCACCTACCCGGTGGACCCCCACGAGGTGGAGCTGGTCATGGCCGGGCTGGCCGACCGCAAGCGCATCGAGCAAGAGCTGGAGTATCTGCGCGAGAGCTTCTGGCGGGGCGAGGCCCAGGGCCTGGTGCGCACCCGCTCCCCGCTCATGCGCGAGGTCTACGAAAAGCTGGAGATGGTGGCCCCCACCCGAGCCACGGTGCTGATCACCGGCGAAACCGGCACGGGCAAGAGCATGCTGGCCCGGCTGATCCACATGCACTCCTCGCGCTCGGGCGGGCCCTTCGTGGCGGTGCACTGCGGCTCCATGCCCGACACCCTGGTGGAAAGCGAGCTCTTCGGCCACGAAAAGGGCTCCTTTACCGGGGCCGAGCGCCGCAAGCTGGGCAAGTTCCAGATCGCGGACAAGGGCACCATTTTCCTGGATGAGGTGGGCACCATCTCGCCCTCGGCCCAGATCAAGCTTTTGCAGGTATTGCAGGAAGGCTCCTTCTGCCGGGTGGGCGGGGAGTCGGACATCTCGGTGGACGTGCGGGTGGTGGCGGCCAGCAACGTGGACCTGGCCAAGAAGATCAGCGAGGGCGGCTTCCGCGACGACCTCTATTACCGGCTCAACGTCTTTGCCATCGAGCTGCCCCCCCTGCGGGCCCGCCGCGAGGACCTGCCCCTGCTGGTCAGCACTCCCCTGGAGCGGCTCAACCGCAACTACGGCAAAAACATCAGCGGGTTGGACGAGCAGGTTATGCAGGCGCTGGCCGCCTACGCCTGGCCGGGCAACATCCGCGAGCTGGAAAACCTCCTGGAGCGGGCCTACATCCTGGAGCGGGGCCGCCGCTTGTCCCCGGCCAGCTTCCCGGCCGACCTCATGGCCCTGGAGCACCCCGGCGAGGACTCCGAGCCCGGCGAAGGCCAGAGCCTGGCCGAGGCGCGCCGCCGGGCGGTGGAAGAGGTGGAGAGCCGCTATCTACGAGGCCTGTTGGCCGCCAAAAATGGCCGGATGGATCAGGCCGCCGCCCAGGCAGGCATCACCACCCGCCAGCTACGGAACCTGCTCACCAAGTACAGCCTCTCGGCCCGCGATTTCAAGTAG